The window GGCTCTACACCGTCATGTATGCGGAACTGGGCGCCGAGTGGGTGCGCCGCGGCTTCTTCTCACACGGCATCCAGGTCTTCGCTTCCGACAGGGCGGCCCGTGACGCCATGGTCGACCTCGGTTTCGGGCACAAGTTCGTCGCCGCCTTCCGGCCGGCCGGCGACCCGCCGCCCGCCGCCGAAGCCGCCGGCCTCGAGGTGCGCGAGGCCTCGCGGGCGGACGAAGAAGACGTGCATCGCCTGGAGATGGAGCTCGACTACTATCACGCGACGCCGCCGATGTTCATGCCCGTCGACGCCGAGACCGAAGCCGGCGCCCGGCGCATGCAGGAGACGCTTTACGACAACCCCGAGGCCGCGATCTTCCTCGCCTACCGCGAAGGCCGCGCCGTCGGGATGGTTTCGATGATGGCGCCTTCGTACATGGCGGCGTCGCTGCTGTTCCCGGGCCTCGTGTACCTGTACCAGGGCATAGTGAGCGAGGAGGCGCGCTCCTCCGGCGCCGGCGAGGTGCTGCTCGCCCGCGCCCTGCGCTGGGCGGCGGAGCGCGGCCACACACACGTGGCGCTGCACTACCACGCCGCGAACCCGACCGGCGGCCCGTTCTGGCGCAAGCACGGCTTCGAGGCGGTGCAGCAGGGCATGGCGCGGCTGGTGGACGAGCGCATTGCCTGGGCGCGTGACTGGCGCTGACGCACCGGACATCGACCTCCGGGAGGTCCTGGCGCTATACGGCATCGCGAGCGCGCGCATTTCGCCGCTCCCGGGGGGCATGGTCAACCTGAGCTTCAGGGTCGACGCGCCCGAGGGGGCGTTCGCCCTCAAGTGGTACCGGCCCTGGCTCAGGGAGTCGCGGCCGGAGCGCCTGCGCTTCGTGTGTGAGACGCAGGCGGCGGTGCACCAGGCCGGAGTGCCCGCGCCGGCGATCGTCCCGGACCTGGAGGGAGACCTCTTCGTCGAAACCGGCGCCGGGGCCTTCGTCCTCAGCGATTTCGTCGAGGGGCGCCAGTTCCCGCGCGGGCGCATGCCTGCAGCCTGCGCCGAGGCGATGGGCGCCGAGCTCCACCGGTTGTTCGAAGCTCTTTCGGAGATCCAGGTAGCGGAGCAGCGCTCCTAGCTGACCCGCGAGGCGGCCCTGCGGCGAGTCCAGGACCTGCTGCGACTTGCCGGGAGCGGGGGGCCCGTCGACCGGCGGGCGGTGGCGCTGCTCGAGCATCGCCGCAGCGGCCTGGAGGCCTGGGCGGGCCCCCGCCGGAGCTCGGCCGGCAGCAGTGCATCCACGGCGACTACCAGGACGGCAACGTCATCTTCGACGACAATGACGGAGTCGCCGCGATTCTCGACTGGGATGCGCTCAACCAGGCGAGCCGGGCCTACGAAGTGATGAGGGCCTTCAACTTCAGTTTCCCCGAGGGCGCCCCGGGAGGTCTCGACTTTCTGCGCGGCTACGTCAACGCGGCCAGGCCCTCGCCGGAGGACGCGGCCACGCTCGTCGACGTCTGGTCCTACACCATC of the Dehalococcoidia bacterium genome contains:
- a CDS encoding phosphotransferase, whose amino-acid sequence is MGGPPPELGRQQCIHGDYQDGNVIFDDNDGVAAILDWDALNQASRAYEVMRAFNFSFPEGAPGGLDFLRGYVNAARPSPEDAATLVDVWSYTILQRFWPVDARYEQPGSYQERWDVFIREPSGWWEGNRERMRQELIRFAKAARA
- a CDS encoding GNAT family N-acetyltransferase, giving the protein MNRRGASAAARWDVLAEGLYCRSGLRTAPEGATGLNIHTFTKSDIPEAAELLAARHLAARKTHSFLPAEWDQPERWQETLTAALEGASGVVATDGGRTLGFMLGRRDLTDQRSMGARYGDPRAGFVPFEGHAVAAGADARRLYTVMYAELGAEWVRRGFFSHGIQVFASDRAARDAMVDLGFGHKFVAAFRPAGDPPPAAEAAGLEVREASRADEEDVHRLEMELDYYHATPPMFMPVDAETEAGARRMQETLYDNPEAAIFLAYREGRAVGMVSMMAPSYMAASLLFPGLVYLYQGIVSEEARSSGAGEVLLARALRWAAERGHTHVALHYHAANPTGGPFWRKHGFEAVQQGMARLVDERIAWARDWR
- a CDS encoding phosphotransferase, producing MTGADAPDIDLREVLALYGIASARISPLPGGMVNLSFRVDAPEGAFALKWYRPWLRESRPERLRFVCETQAAVHQAGVPAPAIVPDLEGDLFVETGAGAFVLSDFVEGRQFPRGRMPAACAEAMGAELHRLFEALSEIQVAEQRS